The genomic window GCAAGGAAGACAAAGCCAAAAAGTGCGGCTACTATACCATTACCAAAAACGGTATAGAGCGCGTTAATATGATGAAATTCTTAAATGCCCTAATTGATGCCGAAGGCATTCAGTTGGACAGTACACCCAGTGCTAATGGGCGTGGTGGACGTAGTGCCAGCTATAGAATTAGTGTGCAATCGAATGGTAACTTACTTATAGGTTCAGCTTATACAAAACAGATGAATCTTAAACCAGGAGATGAGTTTCTGATCACTTTAGGCAAAAAGCACATTCGTCTGAGACAGGTAGATCCAGAAGATCGGGAAGATGATGAAGCCATAGAAGCCACAGCTTAATAATATAGTCAAGAGTCCAAAGTCAACAGATTTTAGATTTTAGATTTTGGATTGACCCCACCAATAAACGGATGGGGCTTGAAGATTTTGAATTTTGGATTTGTGTCACCCACAAGGGATGAAAACGTGTAGCGAGACATTAGTCTGGCATGAACTTAAAAGACGCAAGGGTAGCGCTGCGTAAAGCCTGCGGCATGGCTTCTCTACGAGACGCTACGCGAACGCTTAGAGCTAGTCCGCGAACGCGAACAGCGTTTCTAAGAGTTGCCATGCCACGGAGCGTTTCGCAGACAAGCCTTCTCAAAGAGAAGGCTTTACGCTGCGCTATCGGGTTTTCTTCAATCTAAAATTGGCACTCAAGAGTCATTAATCAAAAGTCCAAGATTTTTGACCATTGACCGTGCCAATATTGGATTTTGGATAATGGAATTGTTTTTTGGTTTATACCACACCCCTTGTGAGTGGAACAAATCTAAAAGACGCTCATACTCCTGCAAGAAAGCAAGCTATGCGTAGTGTGTCGCAGACAAGACTCACTAACGCAAATCTAAAATCCCAAATTGATAGACCCTTGACTAATTATTAATAACTATATCTGTGGTGGGTAAGACTGGTAAATAGTGGCCAAGTGCCTTACGCGTAACTGCTAAATTGCAGGTTAATGCAATTTGCTCTCTTTCTAGTAAACCCAAAATGCGATCAGGTTTGTCTCGTGCTACCACTGGTAATTGATGCAAACCTCGAAGAGTCATCCGGTCTAAAGCTTCAGATAATAGTTCATCCTGCCATGCGTAGAGGATTTCAGTAGTACAAATGTCTATGAGGGTTTGACTGGATAAATTATCTGGAATTTCAGTTAGCGAATTTGGGTAAGTTTGCCAAAGAGCAAGGGCGCGGTTAATATCTTCCAGAGAAAGTATACCAACTAATTGCTCTGCTTCATCAATTACTAAAGCACTCCGGGCGCGATCGCGGATCATTTCCACAGCTGCATCTAAGACTCCAAGGGTTGCAGGTAACTTTTTTGGACAGGGGTACATGGCATCTTCTACCAAAATTTGCTCCACAATTTCCACTTTTTCATCTTTCAATTCAGAAAGACCAATTTGTTGTAGGTTAGAGTTAGAGTTAAAAGTTGGTTTAATCCTTTCCACTAGCCAAACACTCAAACCCACAGCTGCCATCAACGGTAAAACAATGCGATAGTCGCGGGTTAATTCAAACAGCATTAAAATAGCCGTTAACGGCGCTCTGACACTAGCAGCCAGCACTGCTGCCATTCCTACCATTGCATAAGCTGGGGGAGCCGCCATCTGATCGCAAATAGCCGGGAATGCCACAGCCAAAATCTTGGCGTAAGCTGATCCAAAAGAAGCACCTAAAAACATTGCTGGTGCAAACAAACCGCCAATGAAACCACTACCCGCACTAATTGCAGTCATCAGTAGCTTCACCACCAACAGCACCACCAACAGGTAGAGTGGAAACTCTACATCCTGAAGCATTGCTTCTACAGTTTCATAACCGACGCCCAGAATTTGCGGGAAGTGCAAAGCAACTGCGCCAATTATCACACCGCCAATAATTGGATGAATCGGCTCAGGAATTCGTCCCAAAAATTCAAAACCTGGAATCTTTCCAGCAAAGCAGGCTTTTGCTCCCCGAATTGATTGAGTATAAGCCAAAGAAACTAAGCTGGCCCCTAAACCCAAGCCAAGATAAAGGGGTAATTCCAAAGGACTACGGACTTGGTAAACAGGTAAATCAAAAGCAGGTTGTGCCCCCAAACCAATTTGGGCAATTAATGCTGCTACCACCGCCGCTAGCAGCACCACACTTACAGCAGAAGTAGCGAAAGATGTAGCTCCCATTACCACTTCTAGGGCAAAAAATACTCCAGCGATGGGAGCATTAAATCCAGCAGCGAGTCCAGCTGCGGCGCCAGCACCTAACAGCAAACGTTGTCGTTCTTGAGATACATTTAGGATTACAGACAACAACATCCCAAAATTTGCGCCAATTTCTACACTCGGCCCCTCTGGCCCCAAAGAAGCACCGCTTCCTAAAGAAACAGATGCGGCCAGCATCTTCGTAACTGGTCGTAGTGGTCGTCTAATCTCTGTTCCCTGAGAGGAAGCGATTAGAGATGAAAGTTCAGGGCCAAAGTCTTGAGTGCGCCAGCGCATCAAGCCAACGATTAATCCGCCAAGGGTGGGAACGCAGGCTAAAGTCCAAGCACCCCAGACGCCGATTTGACCCATTAAATTTTCCAGCATCAGCTGGTGAATCAGCTGGATTGAATAATGAAAGGTGACTACACCCATACCAGTACCACCGCCAATCAGCATGGCTAAAAACAGCACAACTGTTTCTGGGGATGGTTGAAAACGATTAATTAGGTGAGCTAAACGAGCGGAAGGTGTAGGAAAGGCAGGTTGTTCCGTTACCTTCCTCAGTTGAGTGGGAGGCAAGAGAGTCATTGAGAGGCGGGGTAAATGTAAGAAAAAATTTAAATTTTTAT from Nostoc sp. UHCC 0926 includes these protein-coding regions:
- a CDS encoding AbrB family transcriptional regulator, with the translated sequence MPKLKKIEPLLGEELLKKVKELESESKEDKAKKCGYYTITKNGIERVNMMKFLNALIDAEGIQLDSTPSANGRGGRSASYRISVQSNGNLLIGSAYTKQMNLKPGDEFLITLGKKHIRLRQVDPEDREDDEAIEATA
- a CDS encoding chloride channel protein encodes the protein MTLLPPTQLRKVTEQPAFPTPSARLAHLINRFQPSPETVVLFLAMLIGGGTGMGVVTFHYSIQLIHQLMLENLMGQIGVWGAWTLACVPTLGGLIVGLMRWRTQDFGPELSSLIASSQGTEIRRPLRPVTKMLAASVSLGSGASLGPEGPSVEIGANFGMLLSVILNVSQERQRLLLGAGAAAGLAAGFNAPIAGVFFALEVVMGATSFATSAVSVVLLAAVVAALIAQIGLGAQPAFDLPVYQVRSPLELPLYLGLGLGASLVSLAYTQSIRGAKACFAGKIPGFEFLGRIPEPIHPIIGGVIIGAVALHFPQILGVGYETVEAMLQDVEFPLYLLVVLLVVKLLMTAISAGSGFIGGLFAPAMFLGASFGSAYAKILAVAFPAICDQMAAPPAYAMVGMAAVLAASVRAPLTAILMLFELTRDYRIVLPLMAAVGLSVWLVERIKPTFNSNSNLQQIGLSELKDEKVEIVEQILVEDAMYPCPKKLPATLGVLDAAVEMIRDRARSALVIDEAEQLVGILSLEDINRALALWQTYPNSLTEIPDNLSSQTLIDICTTEILYAWQDELLSEALDRMTLRGLHQLPVVARDKPDRILGLLEREQIALTCNLAVTRKALGHYLPVLPTTDIVINN